The Oncorhynchus mykiss isolate Arlee chromosome 20, USDA_OmykA_1.1, whole genome shotgun sequence genomic sequence cacacctgaCCAATATGGCTGGAATTTCCTTCCATTCTGGAACTTTGAAGGTTTATGACTTAGCCCCTCAAGTAATTGAGTAGGATCTCCATGGTCGAAAACGTAATCGATGTAATCTATGGGTTGATTATTCACGTCTAGCTCAGAACGTTTGTCTACGTCATAACTGTGCTGCGACTGAACTGCGCTATTGCTTGAAATAATCGCGAAGgtcttgtgtttttatttttgataCGTCTCTAACAAAAAGCAATCATGTCGACCGCAATGAACTTTAGCAGTAAGTCTTTTCGGCCCCGTGCTCCAGACAAAGGATCCTTCCCTCTGGATCATTTCGGTAAGAAAAATAAACCACTCCTTATGAGTGACTGACTCGTTAGTTCCAGCAATAGCTGTGACGTGCAATGCTCCTGTAGTTTCCAGCTGTATAGGAAAGATATGTTTGACCTCCGATGTATGCGATCTGTGAAATAACAGGCATACGGGAATGAATGACAGTTAAACTGCTTTAGCTTTCCCCTGTAGTTGTTTAGTGATTGAAAGGCAATGCACCATTGCATCTGCTGTTTGTCATTGCAGGAGAGTGTAAAGCATTCAAAGAGAAATTCATGAAGTGTTTGAAAGACAACAGCTATGATAACTCCATGTGTCGAGTACAGTCCAAAGACTACCTTGAATGCCGGATGGATAAGTGAGTATTGACTGTTCTTTTAGCTGCTACTTCTTTCCTGTTGAGAATGAGATGActaggtatacacacacacacaccattgactAGAACTTGACTTCTCTGATCACCAATGTGAAACTATTCTCTGCTATTTAAGTCAGCTGATGGCCAAGGAACCTCTGGAGAAGCTAGGGTTCAAAGACCTGATGGACAAACCCAGCCAGGAGAACAAGGAGGCTAAACCCTAAACTTTCCTTCCTACACAGATGGATGCTGTCATGCTTGAGTGATATTAGACACGACGATAGCTTCTCTCGTCCACATCTTGTATATAAAATTACAATGTAATATATTGGGGGCAGTGTTTCaagcgttgtgtgtgtgtatataaatattTTTGGGTAAATGAACCATGCTTTGTTTTGCGTTTTGGAATCTTGACAAATGATTTGAGGTGGCTTCTCGGTTCTCAAAGTGGTATGTTTCAAACTTGTGTCCACACGGTACACAATATCGTCCCCCAGTCTAGCTAGCCTACGCATTATGAATAAGTATGCATTATGAGTAAGGAAACATTTTGAATACATGCTTTACTACGTTTCATCAAAGGGCCTTACTAACCACTCAAGGTACTATGGAATGTTGTAGTATGGTGGTGTGAATGAGTCTGACGGAAACCCAGTCATAAATTGTTTCCGAGACTCATTCGTTTTATTGTCAAGACAAATACAAATCAGGCAGCACATGTCAAGCTGGCCTCAAACTAAAAACAGTTTTAATAGTTGCATATGAAAACAAAAAACACTCAATGTACAAAACTATAAAAGTTCCACAAAAATTAGAATTCTGTCAACCACCATTTAGCTCTTTAGGACAAATCACAATGGCTTGAGGATGGGGGGGGTCATTTCACTCCTCTTGACAGTGCTAGCTTGCCTCAAATTGATCCTAGCAACTATTATTATGCTTACAGACCAATAAAAATATACTATGGTGAGAGAAAGGCTGTCTCAATTGTTTTTTCCTGTGAGGTCAGTGATCATTAGAGGGAAGGACACACGGATAGGAAGCTGGGTAGAACTTTAGATACAAACTTTTCCAGTAAAGAAATGGAaaatgagggaggaggggagctgTGAGGTCAAGGGTTCCAGGCAGCTCTACCTGGAGGAGTTCGAGCTGGCGTGAGCTGTGGCGTCTGCAACCGGGGGAGCGCAAGCGAGTTCTGCGGCGAACCGGAGAGCGTCTCCGTGGTGACCGAGACCTTAAGAGGCACAGAGGGGGTTGTAAACAAAAGGTCAGGAGACTTATTTGCCAGGGGACTGACAAATGGTCTTTATCTTCACACTTGAGGGGATACATGGTCAACTGCCATTCATTCTGTAATCAGGGATGCACAAGAGAAAAAAAGATATTAAAAATATCAATCTAATATCAGGATACAGATGTAAGACATAAGACTCCGGATTTTCTTACAATAGTAaataagggggaaaaaaataaccCCCCAAAATTTGTAcaaacaaatcagaatatattttagatcctttagccaccctttgccttgatgacagctttgcacagtctttggattctcttaaccagcttcatgaggtagtcacctggaatttatttcaattaacaggtgggccttgttaaaagttaatcagttgttgtgacaaggtagggatggtatacagaatatagccctacttggtaaaagacccaagaccatattatggcaagaacagctcaaataagtaaagagaaatgacagtccatcattactttaagacatgaaggtcagtcaatgtggaaaatttcaagaactttgaaagtttcttcaagtgcagtcgcaaaaaccatcaagcgctatgatgaaactggctctcatgaggaccaccacagaaaaggaagacccagagttacctctgctgcacagaataagttcattagagttaccagcctcaaattgcagcccaaataaatgtttcagagttcaagtaacaaacgcatctcaacatcaactgttcagaggagactacgtgaatcaggccttcatggtagaattgctgcaaagaaaccactactaatggacaccaataagaagaagagaccaagaaacacaaccaagagaccaagaaacacaagcaatggacattagaccggtggaaatctgtcctttggtttgctgagtttttggttccaacctctgtgtaATTGTGAgaaagtgaacggatgatctctgcatgtgtatttcctaccgtgaagcatggaagaggtgctttgctggtgacacggtctgatttatttagaattgtgcagcgatacgccatcctatcaGGTTTGCAcatagtgggactataatttgtttttcaacaggacattgacccaacacacatccaggctatgtaagggctttttgaccaagaaggagagtgatgagtgctgcatcagatgacctggcctccacaataactcgacctcaacccaattgagatggttagggatgagttggaccgcagagtgaaggaaaagcagctaacaagtgctcagcatatgtgggaactccttcaagactgttggaaaagcattccagttgaagctgtttgagggaatgccaagagtgtgcaaagctgtcatcaaggcaaagggtggctactttgaaggatttaaaatgtattctgatttgtttaactttttttttgttggttactacatgtttccatatgtgttatttcatagttttaatgtcttcactattattctacaatgtagaaaagaaaacccctttaatgagtaggtgtgtcaacttttgactggtactgtatgtaattacaGAAATGTACTGTGAAACCTCATTAGTGACTGACAGAACACACACGCAAAGACGTTAACACTATTGGAGACTGACCTTCTCCTTATGCGGGATGGGGTGCGTCGCCACATTGTGGAGGCATCCTGTGAGGGGGGCGGGGGCTATGATCTCCTGTCCATCAATCTGACCTGCAGACATCACAGATGAAAAATAACGGTATGGAGGAAACCAGATTGTTTTTGATGATGTTCTAATAGTTTGAGTAAAGTAAAAACTCTGAGGATAGGTTATTGACAGAGTCCAACAGAGTAGTATTACAATGCATTCAAACTATAGATGCTAACTGCATGTAGACTCAGAACCATTGGTCTCCACCAACCTCCATCCATGTGTTTGAGACCCTTCTCGGCCTCAACGACCATCTCAAACTCCATGTAGGTGTAACCTTTCAACAGTTGTGGGTGGAGCCTGTCCACAGGCATGTCAATCATTTTGATCTTGCCATATGTGCCGAAGATCTCCTGGATGTGTCCCTGAAAAGAGAAGAGACTTTAGTCAAAACCCAACCTCTAGAGATATTGCTCCCTACTCCCTGAAACCTCCAATGCCTTCAAAACACAGTCTGCAGCGTGACACTAAAAATAGGCTATATTGAATCCCATTGATGTGCACATACACTTGGAGACTGAGCAGTCATCTTTACTCACCTTGATTACGTTTCTGAGGCGGCCCAGGTACACCTTGGTGGGTCAGGGGCTGGGGCTCCTCCTACGCCTCTCCTTGGATCTACAGGACAAATGGAAGAGCTCTTACTCTTTATTCCTCCACTCCCCAAAAAAGGTCACACTTCCAAGCTCAACGatccctctccttcagtctctggATTCGTTTTTTTGacagcccagcactaacataCTGAATTCAACTAATGAAGTTCTTGAATGTTAAACCATTAGGTGAATTGAAAGTATTTAGCCTGCACGGACTTTAACTAAGGGCTGGACCACTGCATTACGGTTCACACATACTTGGACAGTGACCattggtggttgttgttgtggcgGCGAATGAGGTTGGGTGACCCTGAGGAGCTGGAGGATCGGGAGCTGGAAGACCTGGAGCGGCTCGAGGCAGAGGAGGAACTGGAGCCGCTGGGAGAACTGGAGCCAGAGTTACGTTCTGACAGGGAGAGGGCCTTACTGTGGGGACAGATCAGAAAGCAGAGATAAGAGATGCTGAGATAAGTGGTCTGATTCAGCAGAGGTGCGTTGTGGCTGAGAGATGGGAAAGGAGCGGTCACTCAAATTGTGTCTAACCTGCTGCTCCCAGTGGAGCTACGTCCTTTGcgtcccttctccttctccctgcccCGTCAGCTCCTTCCTTTGTGGGACCCTATTTCTACCTTCACTCGCTCTTTGGCCTCGTCTTTCATGTGCTCCTTTCTCCGGACTGGAGAAAGCGTCCTGTAGAATAATGATTTGTCATTAACACTAACCAGGCttacatccaacctttttatgtgaGTGAAGTACATTGGATAAAAAAAATGTCAAGACAGGCCTAATGGAAACAGAtttcaaactttccaaatgtcaacaaaacaaaatacactaTACAAGTGGGCTCTTTTTGTGTTGGTAAATTGAATTATGTGAGAAATGTAGGTGGAAACGcttttatgcacaaatattgatataaccaTCACATCGAAGTAAACTTGAAGTCACAagatgtgtggtcctcccactacatctTGTcagggaaagcatgcagtttactAGGCTTCAGATTACATAAATTATGATGAAATTCagagggtggtgaaagtgcaagctgatgctcctttccaataaatattgagggtcttattctgctgacatgatcatcgatgcttggctgccgtttgacaaatacaaatgatCTGCTAACTGGTTGATAAGGTGAAACAGGTGAgtttacaactggggttggagctcTCTCCAGGAGGTTAGCTCTCTCCAGGAACCGGGTTGGAGATCCCTGGCCTACATGATACGATTATTTGTCAACAGCAGCCAAGCAAAGATGAGCATGTCACCAGAACAAGATCCTCAATATTTATTGTCAAGGAGCATCAATAATAACCTACAGAGAGAAAGTTGGTTATGTAATTATTACCCCAGAATATCCATATTTTGTGAGGTGATTTGGACGAAATTCGTTTTTTCCCCCAAACTACCCCCCTGTAACAATTCTTCTTTCCTAAATAAATTGACCGTTATAACGGAAGACTGGATGTGTTTATTTTATGCCTGAAGATGTCCAGGCTACACTGATAACTCGATCTTGGCTCCCAAAATGTTAAACCATCTTTGGTATGGTGTCGCCATAATATTTGAATTGAGGAAGTGTGATCATAATCTTTATTTTAGCGATCCGTAGTAGAATAAATCCTAAATGCCCAAGCCTGCAGCTGTGAGCTAAACAGCACACTTGCCTCTAAAATGACTGACATTGTCAATTCGGACTGGAATTAAATTACAGATGTGGTTATTTGTGCTAATGCACATAATCTCCCCCGGCAGAAAAAAAACTAATGCCGTGGGAGGACTGCACAGCATGTCATCGAGAtacaagtttacttcgatataaAAGTTATTacatcaatatttgcgcatagaAGTGTGTCCCCTACATTTGTCGCATACTTCatttttaccgacacaaaaagatcccaccctGTCTAGCGTATTTTATTAaatcgacatttggaaagtttaccaaaAACTGTTAGCCAACTAATTTACACTAATTTGATGTCTTCATATCTCAAGACGTGTTTTTCAATGCTGACTTGCCCATACAGCTagttttagctagctacattctatTTAGCTAATTCAACACAGATAGGTGAAATATACACTCGAATCAAACTAAGTTCCCTATAACAACAACATAATATATATTCGTTAAATAAATGATTGAAGTAGCTTAAAAAGGCAACTTTACATCGTTCGTGGTGGTTGCAGATACAAGTCGCAGAGAGATGACGTTGCAAAATTGAGGGGACGTGGTATTTCACAAGACGCACAGCTCCCTCTGGTGTTGCTTATTGGAATAGGACATTATTTGGGTAGGTATGGATAATGTGTAAcatctttttatattttttaaacaaaatgtGGGATTAGTAAATATTATAAATGTGTATGTCTATTTAAAATTGTAGCAACATTCTTTATTCTTTAAAAATGTGCTATGTCCtcttaaaaacaaatgttttattttatttcaatgtGATAAAGCtgtaaataaatgtttaattcaTAAACTGTAGCTAATACGATGTCTTTAATTTCTAAATACGAGTATGTTTTTTTTCTATCCCCGCAGAGTGAAAGTTTCGACAGTCCACATTGGAAGAACCAATTAATTAACAGTTGCTGTTTTCTTACCGGGTAAAATGTGTTGTAACCCAACACGGAAGTGACGGCTCGCATTCGCAGAAAGCGTTGTTTTGCTTCATCTTCAGCTAACTTTCAGCCAAGTAGACACCTCTTTCACACTCAAACGTCAAAATGTCTTCAGACTTTGAAGCCTACGAACAGGACTTTGGAACCCTGACAGCAGAAATAACAAACAAAATTGGAAGGATTCCCAAATTAGGTGGAAGTAAGTCACGTTAAGCTCTATTTACTGGTTTGactatagtagctagctagctagctttcaagCTGTCATCTCAGACAGggtttagttataaatatatttgctataatgtagctagttagttagttagttagtttcaCATGACACGTATTTTACGCAAATGTCATTATATTCACTTTGTGTTAGTGAAATAAGGACGTTACCTATccagctagcttgctaactatCCTAGTAACTGCCAATCCTAAAAGCAGGACAACCTATGGACATTGCACCAGGATTCAATCTCCCTTCAGGAACATATCTAAACTTTAACAACTACGTTGTACTTGTCAGCACAGCATCTGAATGGTcaggacctacagtaccagtcaaaagtttggacacacctactcattctaggttttttctttatatttactattttctacattttagaataatagtgaagacccactaactatgaaataacacatttagtAACCacaatagtgttaaacaaatcaaaatatttttgagaatcttcaaagtagccaccctttgccttgacagcttttcacacacttggcattctctcaaccagcttcatgatgttgtcaccaggaatgcttttcaattaacaggtgtggttgttaatttgtggaatttctttccttaatgaatttgagacaatcagttgggttgtgacaaggtggtgttggtatacagaagatagccctatttggtaaaatacaaaGTTCATATTAGGGCAACCACAGCTCAaataaagcaaagagaaacgaaagtccatcattactttaagacatgaaggtcagtcaatgtggaacatttcaagaactttgaaagtgcagttgcaaaaaccatcagtgctatgatgaaattggctctcatgaggaccacacaggaaaggaagaccctttTTAGAGGataaggataagttcattagttaccatcctcagaaatttcagcccaaataaatgcttcagagttcaagtaacacacatctcaacatcagctgttcagaggagactgtgtgaatcaagccttcatggttgaattgctgtgaagaaaccactactaaaggacaccaataataagagacttgtttgggccaagaaacccgagcaatggacatttagaccggtggaaatctgtcctttggttcagatgtttggttccaaccgccatgtttttttgtgagacgcagagtaggtgaattgatgatctctgcatgtgtagttcccaccgtgaagcattttgggctcctgagtggcgcagtagtctaggacactgcatctcagtgcaagagtgcAGTACAGAGtgcagtaccgagtcaatgtaaatacgaatttattcttaactgacttgcctagttaaataaacacatTTGAGGAGgtctgatggtgtgggggtgcgttAGTGGTGCATTGGTGGTGACACtgccagtgatttattttgaattcaaggcatactcaaccagcatggctaccaccgcATTCTGCTACACCAtctgatacaccatcccatctggtttgcgcataggtccactatcatttgttttttgacaggacaatggcccaacacacctccaggctgtgtaagggctatttgaccaagaaggggtTTGATAGAgggttgcatcagatgacctgctgCAGTTCTTTATTATGAGCCCAAATTGTGAATGCTCACTGTAGCTAAACAGATAAACATGATATAGGCCTGGCCTAGCTTAACTCTCCTTGTGCAATTGTCTTACTTCTGTTGCAGATAGCTGATTAGACTATTCTTCAGAGGATGACTAATTATACCAAGGTCCATGTACACCTCGCTAGACTGCTTGTCCCTCTGCCAGTGATGGGCACCTTTCCTTACAAGAAAAGCGAGGGTGACTCAACTGAAGGGGAATGGGTCTAAGAAGAGGACATTTGGTATCAATGCTAGGGGTGGCACAATTACCGTATAACCGGGTAACCGATAGTTTGGATGAAGACTGCCATGAAAATAAAAGAACTGTTGGAAAGTTTTCCCCAAaaagttgtattttatttttttggtgTGGTacaaacagctgactgaagacgggacgGCCTGTCATTCATGCGGTTGAGTCCGTTTCTGCCCGAACGTGGACTCTCAACAACGTGATTAAAATTGtttgctccttgctgaaacaagcaaaCGAGCCCCAGGAAATTTTAGAGTTATCTGGTAACCCTTTTATAGGTACACCCTCAATTtccgccagtccacccattatgccgtCATTGACTTTAATGGGGACgcccattctattcattctatttcaatggcagcacatgcagtcagcAGAGGAGTTTTTCTTTGCTAATCGGATGCTTATTACAGTGACCGGGGTGAACATCCAAAGAtccatgaccgtcacagccctaatCAATACAGTTATGCATGAGTAAAGGTGGCGCTGCAGTGGATAGCagctattttgtgttttttttgtattttattctgATCTTTTGTacgtacggtgcattcggaaactattcggACCCCTTAACTTTTTGTTACGTTAGTGTTATTCTGAAacattttcccctcatcaatctacacaccccataatgacaaagcaaaaacgggtttttagacatttttgaaaatgtattaaaaaataactgaaatataaaatttacatatgttttcagaccctttactcagtacttttgaagcacctttggtagagattacagcctcaagtctttttggatatgacgttacaagcttggtgCGCCTggatttggggaatttctcccattattctctgcagatcctctcaattaggttggatggggagcgttgctgcacagctattttcaggtctctccagatatgttcgatTGGCTTCTAGactgggctctggctaggcctctcaaggacattgagacttgtcccgaagccactcttgcttGGCTGTGCgcctagggttgttgtcctgttggaaggtgaacctttgccccagtctgagaacctgctccagagcgctcaggacttcatcaAAGATCTCTATGAACTTTGtgtccgtctggccactctaccataaagtcataattggtgaagtgctgtagagatggttgtctttctggaaggttctcccgtctccacagaagaaatctggagctctgtcaggagttcttgttcacctccctgaccaaggcccttctccccgattgctcagtttgaccgggtggccagatctgtgcctcaacacaatcctgtctcggagctttacggacaatttctttgacATAATTGCTCTGGAAGTTCTGCTTACTCTGGGCCTGACCCTAATCCCATGTACTCGAAGAGGAAGCGGCGGTGCAAGAGAGGCAGCCGAGCTGGCATCCTGACGAGACTACGTTTGTGAGCAAATAAACTGCCTGTACCTCCTGTTCTGTTGGCGAACATAGTTCCTAATGAACAAACTGGACAAGCTCTGTTCCAAACTACCCTgtcaacgggacctgaagaactgttAAATTCTATGTTTCTAGGAGTCGTGGtggaacaaggacatggataatatacagtgccttccaaaagtattcaccctcttggcatttttcctattttgttccattacaacctgtaatttaaatacattttatgttatggacataaacaaaataatccaaattggtgaagattttttattttttatttaaaaatgtaaataacaatGGAAAAGtgatgcgtgcatatgtattcactccctttgctatgaagcccctaaataagatctggtgcaacaaattaccttcagaagtcacataattagttacattgcacacaggtggactttggAAAGGGCCTGTAAGCATCTCATTGTTAGTCTACAAACGTTAACGAAGCATGTGGCAAAAAATGTGCAATCTACTTATATTGCAAACTTTTCTGTCACAGTCCCTGTTTTTTAAATAATTTCACCTTTTTTGGAATTCCCTCTTGGCTAACTGAAACCAATAGAGAGACTTGAGAGCCTAAAATTGTGTACCATGACTGTAAATGTACCTGTTCTGGTCTAATTGTTAAGTGAACACTTTGTTTGCAAACCAAAGGCTGTCTACCTATTCACGGGGCACAGGTTCACCCACTGAACGTTTTCCTTTCCTTAGCTCATATTCTTCGAGGGTCTATTGCTTGTTTATTTTGCTATGCTCTAGCTGATGGGAATTTACATCTGATTTGAATGGTCAATGTTTTGAATTGGCTTCTTGGCAGAAACAATGCATCTTTCACAGTGTAATGTCGCCATGTTTCCCACCACCCTATGTGGCGCGTGTTAAAATAAGCCTATACAAATACGAACAAAGGCGGAAGCCCATCATACCCAGTGGTAATTGTTCTGTGTCCTCTTCTCCTACCAGAACAGTTTGCACTTGAATTTCAATTCCATTCCTACTCATGAAGACATTTCTCATTTATTTTTCTCCCCCTCAAGTGCCTGAATTGTGCCCATTGGCTGACAGCCCTCCGTTTCATATGTCGACAATAGTTTTGACAAAGACCTTTTGTTGCCGCTGCTGGATGTCACATATGTACAATTACTGATAATGGTTGTGGCATGCTAAGAAACGTCCTTGACGGTGTCTTGGCCAAGCCTTCAGCATTCACGCGAGAATCAAATGGatgatgtgtttttgttttgcttCGTTTCTGTCTGGAAAAACTTGGGATTGAGTTTTGAATAagaatacaatacaatgtaaTGCAAGGTCTAGTTCCATTaaacataaatgttttttttttgttctccCTTAAGAGTGTTTATGGAAAGCTGAAGGCCTGTCAGTCACTAGCGATTAAATATTGAGCAGAGATGAAGAGGCTCTCCGAGCTCCAACTTTTTTTTTGCTTTGCTGCTGCATTTTCCAAAACTACTTGTCCGCCCGTCGGTCTGCGGTACTCATAGTAAATTGCCATGTATATTTCAGGCTCCTTTTTGCCATGTACAGTGCCTGGCGTGGTCTATACCTTATCTTGTGGAGAATCGCCTCTGGCTGTTTACTTGTGTAGGCTGTGAGGTTGTACATAGGTTTTAAAAATGGATTTGATGACTAGCAAAGGGCAGTGCAGACCCATAgggcaaacatttttttttgatcTTCACTTGGTTTTCACACTTATGTTCCATCACTGATAGGCTAGCCTTGTGGATTGCTTTTGAGCTGGAAGTTCTTTGGAAGTCTGGGCTCCACTTTTCAATTATTGAAAATATGGCCAATTTAGGTCTAGCCTATTTAACAAACTTTGTTACCACAGCAGGCCCGGGTCTTTATAATGATCCTTGACTTCTTAGATGTTGGTTTCAACTCTGGGCCATCAAAGTATCAGTTTACTTTTGAAAAAGCAAATATATGTCCGGAATGGAGAATATTAGGAATATTTAACTGCTGCTGTTGTGGATGGGCGCGAGTTCTCGATTCAAGATTTGTATTAGATTGATCGAA encodes the following:
- the LOC110499057 gene encoding cytochrome c oxidase assembly protein COX19 — protein: MSTAMNFSSKSFRPRAPDKGSFPLDHFGECKAFKEKFMKCLKDNSYDNSMCRVQSKDYLECRMDNQLMAKEPLEKLGFKDLMDKPSQENKEAKP
- the LOC110499056 gene encoding RNA-binding protein with serine-rich domain 1, producing MIDMPVDRLHPQLLKGYTYMEFEMVVEAEKGLKHMDGGQIDGQEIIAPAPLTGCLHNVATHPIPHKEKVSVTTETLSGSPQNSLALPRLQTPQLTPARTPPGRAAWNP